The following coding sequences lie in one Spirosoma sp. KUDC1026 genomic window:
- a CDS encoding ABC-F family ATP-binding cassette domain-containing protein: MISITNLSYYLGSRALYENASLHIKPNQKIGLIGLNGTGKSTLLRIINGEYQPDGGTISKAGDVTIGFLNQDLLSYQTEDSILSVAMQAFARQNELQKQIDELLHEMETNYRDELVDKLGKVQEEFDALDGYTVQSKAEEILEGLGFPTDDLHKPLKNFSGGWRMRVMLAKLLLQKPSLLMLDEPTNHLDLPSIQWVEKYIQSYEGAVIVVSHDRDFLDNVIDVTVEVANQKLNPYSGNYSFYLEEKALRNEIQKGAYENQQAKIRQTERFIERFKAQATKAKQAQSRVKQLARLDRIDDVIDENARVNFRFNFSTQPGRHVLQLENVSKAYGPKRILTHTTGMLERGDHVALIGANGKGKSTLLRIIAGTEPVDGERRLGHNVSFSFYAQHQLESLSLEDNLVEELKAANPTKTEAELRTVLGCFLFTGDDVFKKIRVLSGGEKSRVALAKVLLSQANFLLLDEPTNHLDMQSVNILIQALQQYEGTYIVVSHDRYFVSQIANKIWYIEEEQVKQYPGTYDEYEQWQEDRREQGYVSPASKVQPAPAPVKEEKPAAKASDDERREWQKTLKNLTRQAEEAETQIEQLEARKKKIEVELADPTTYNDSKKMQAKNDEYKKIAKQLDQLQSEWESAMLEAEKWEKKLV; the protein is encoded by the coding sequence ATGATTTCCATCACGAACCTCTCGTACTATCTCGGTAGCCGGGCGCTCTACGAAAATGCGTCGCTGCATATCAAGCCTAACCAGAAAATCGGCCTGATCGGTCTGAACGGAACTGGTAAATCAACGCTGCTTCGAATCATCAACGGGGAGTATCAGCCCGACGGCGGTACGATCTCCAAAGCGGGCGACGTAACGATCGGCTTTCTGAACCAGGATTTGCTATCGTACCAGACCGAAGATTCCATTCTGTCGGTGGCGATGCAGGCATTCGCGCGGCAGAACGAACTGCAAAAACAGATCGACGAGCTGCTGCATGAGATGGAAACCAACTACCGCGATGAACTGGTCGATAAACTCGGCAAGGTGCAGGAGGAATTCGATGCGCTCGACGGCTATACGGTGCAGTCGAAGGCTGAAGAGATTCTCGAAGGGTTAGGCTTCCCGACGGATGATTTGCACAAACCCCTGAAAAACTTCTCAGGGGGCTGGCGGATGCGGGTGATGCTGGCCAAACTGCTGCTGCAGAAACCATCATTGCTCATGCTTGATGAGCCAACCAACCACTTGGACTTGCCGTCCATTCAGTGGGTAGAAAAATATATTCAGTCGTATGAGGGAGCCGTTATTGTGGTTTCCCACGACCGTGACTTCCTGGATAACGTTATCGACGTAACGGTTGAAGTGGCCAACCAGAAACTGAATCCGTACTCTGGTAATTACTCATTCTATCTGGAAGAGAAAGCGCTGCGGAACGAGATTCAGAAAGGAGCTTACGAAAACCAGCAGGCTAAAATCCGGCAGACGGAGCGGTTTATCGAACGTTTTAAAGCGCAGGCCACCAAAGCAAAGCAAGCACAGAGCCGGGTAAAACAACTGGCCCGGCTGGATCGGATTGACGATGTCATCGACGAGAATGCCCGGGTGAATTTCCGGTTTAATTTCTCGACGCAGCCCGGTCGGCACGTACTACAGCTTGAAAACGTATCCAAAGCGTACGGCCCGAAACGTATTCTGACGCATACCACCGGCATGCTGGAGCGCGGTGACCATGTGGCCCTGATTGGTGCCAACGGGAAAGGTAAATCGACGCTGCTGCGGATTATTGCCGGTACCGAACCCGTCGACGGCGAACGCCGGCTGGGACACAATGTGTCGTTCAGCTTCTACGCCCAGCACCAACTCGAATCCTTGAGTCTGGAGGATAACCTGGTTGAGGAACTGAAAGCGGCTAATCCAACTAAAACAGAAGCCGAATTGCGGACCGTACTGGGCTGTTTCCTGTTTACGGGTGACGACGTGTTCAAGAAGATCCGGGTATTATCGGGGGGCGAAAAATCGCGAGTGGCACTGGCAAAGGTACTGCTCTCACAGGCCAACTTCCTGCTGCTCGATGAGCCGACCAACCACCTGGACATGCAGTCGGTGAATATCCTGATTCAGGCGCTGCAACAGTATGAAGGCACATACATTGTTGTCTCCCACGATCGTTACTTCGTATCGCAGATCGCGAACAAGATCTGGTATATCGAAGAAGAACAGGTGAAGCAATATCCGGGTACGTACGATGAGTACGAACAATGGCAGGAAGACCGACGCGAACAGGGCTACGTTTCCCCCGCTTCAAAAGTGCAACCTGCTCCGGCTCCTGTGAAAGAAGAAAAACCAGCAGCGAAGGCATCGGACGACGAACGGCGTGAATGGCAGAAAACGCTCAAGAATCTGACCCGGCAAGCCGAAGAAGCCGAAACGCAGATTGAGCAGCTGGAAGCGCGCAAGAAGAAAATCGAGGTCGAACTGGCGGATCCTACGACGTACAACGACAGCAAGAAAATGCAGGCCAAGAACGACGAGTACAAGAAAATAGCGAAACAGCTTGATCAGCTCCAGTCCGAATGGGAGTCGGCCATGCTGGAAGCCGAAAAATGGGAAAAGAAGCTGGTGTAG
- a CDS encoding bestrophin family protein: MVDYNPKDWFRFITTYNRADTLRQLSLALLAIGFYSFLIAFLIIHVFKLDDTSPLRHITVMHTLLGFVISMLLVFRTNSAYDRWWEGRRLWGSLVNNSRNMALKINQLLDDDQAEHRQFFQTMIPNFAFALKNHLRERPNPAEFADSSTFHFTDLHAADHVPNQIASAIFGRVATLQRQGILLPEHMLVLNPELLSLMDICGACERIKNTPIPFSYSTFIKKFVFTFCVTLPFGYAFTLDYLVVPLVMFVFYVLASLETIAEEIENPFGDDANDLPLETICTTIKKTVVQAFDQKYGFGSVAR, translated from the coding sequence ATGGTCGATTATAACCCAAAAGATTGGTTTCGGTTCATTACTACCTACAACCGGGCCGACACCCTGCGCCAGTTGTCATTAGCCCTGCTTGCGATTGGCTTCTATTCGTTCCTGATTGCCTTTCTGATTATTCATGTCTTCAAACTGGACGATACGTCCCCGCTCCGGCACATTACGGTAATGCACACGCTGCTGGGTTTCGTCATTTCGATGTTGCTGGTGTTCCGGACCAACTCGGCCTACGATCGCTGGTGGGAGGGGCGTCGGTTGTGGGGCTCACTGGTAAATAACAGCCGGAATATGGCGCTGAAGATTAATCAACTACTCGATGACGATCAGGCAGAGCACCGGCAGTTTTTTCAGACCATGATTCCCAATTTTGCCTTTGCGCTGAAAAATCACCTGCGCGAACGACCGAATCCAGCCGAATTTGCGGACAGCAGTACGTTTCATTTTACCGATCTGCACGCTGCCGACCACGTACCAAACCAGATCGCTTCGGCCATTTTTGGGCGGGTAGCGACCTTACAGCGACAAGGCATTCTACTGCCCGAGCACATGCTGGTGCTCAACCCGGAACTCCTTTCCCTGATGGACATCTGCGGGGCCTGCGAACGGATCAAGAACACCCCTATTCCTTTTTCGTACAGCACGTTCATCAAGAAGTTTGTGTTCACGTTCTGCGTCACCCTGCCCTTCGGCTACGCTTTCACGTTGGACTATCTGGTTGTCCCCCTGGTGATGTTTGTTTTCTACGTCCTGGCCAGTCTGGAGACCATCGCCGAAGAAATTGAGAACCCATTTGGCGATGACGCCAACGATTTGCCGCTGGAAACCATCTGCACAACCATCAAAAAGACCGTTGTGCAGGCGTTCGACCAGAAATACGGCTTCGGAAGCGTAGCACGCTAA